The following coding sequences lie in one Lolium perenne isolate Kyuss_39 chromosome 2, Kyuss_2.0, whole genome shotgun sequence genomic window:
- the LOC127332925 gene encoding L-type lectin-domain containing receptor kinase SIT2-like, producing the protein MLLQPHHLVILLLVAAGLCLAASGSVGDEGMQFTYNGFAGVNLTLDGAVVMPNGLLMLTNGTIQTKGQAFHPWPLPFRTAPNATRSFSTTFVFAIFGQYSDLSSHGVAFFVSASKEVLSTALPSQFLGLLNSTDVGNQSAHIFAVELDTIFNAEFRDINSNHVGIDVNSLVSLDSTDAGYYDDGTGRFQNLNLISRKAMQVWVDYDGTATEITVTMAPLGMARPKKPLLQTTVDLSGVVQSTAYVGFSSATGILTTRHFVVGWSFALGGPAPALDIPALPALPRAWPKPRSKVLEIVLPIASAALVLAVGIGIYVSVQRRSQASDGFGTAISCRCLVTAGAKGNFSWFTTA; encoded by the coding sequence ATGCTTCTCCAGCCTCACCATTTGGTCAtcctgctcctcgtcgctgcagGTCTCTGCCTCGCGGCCAGCGGCAGCGTCGGCGATGAGGGTATGCAGTTCACGTACAACGGCTTCGCCGGCGTGAACCTGACGCTGGACGGCGCGGTGGTCATGCCGAACGGCCTCCTCATGCTGACCAACGGCACCATACAGACGAAAGGCCAGGCCTTCCACCCGTGGCCGCTTCCGTTCCGCACGGCGCCGAACGCCACACGGTCCTTCTCGACCACTTTCGTCTTCGCTATCTTCGGGCAGTACTCCGATCTGAGCAGCCATGGCGTGGCCTTCTTCGTCTCCGCGTCCAAGGAGGTGCTCTCCACTGCGCTGCCAAGCCAGTTCTTGGGCCTGCTCAACAGCACCGATGTCGGCAACCAGAGCGCCCACATCTTCGCCGTGGAGCTGGACACCATCTTCAACGCCGAGTTCCGTGACATCAACAGCAACCACGTCGGCATCGACGTCAACAGCCTCGTGTCCCTCGATTCCACCGACGCCGGgtactacgacgacggcaccggGCGCTTTCAGAATCTAAACCTCATCAGCCGGAAGGCCATGCAAGTGTGGGTGGACTACGACGGGACGGCCACGGAGATCACAGTGACCATGGCTCCCCTGGGCATGGCCAGACCCAAGAAGCCCCTTCTGCAGACCACCGTCGACCTCTCGGGTGTGGTGCAAAGCACGGCGTACGTCGGTTTCTCATCGGCGACGGGCATCCTGACCACACGCCACTTCGTCGTCGGTTGGAGCTTCGCGCTGGGCGGGCCAGCCCCGGCGCTGGACATCCCGGCTCTGCCGGCCTTGCCGCGGGCCTGGCCAAAGCCGCGGTCCAAGGTGCTGGAAATCGTGCTCCCCATAGCGTCGGCGGCGCTGGTTCTCGCTGTAGGCATCGGGATTTACGTCTCTGTGCAGCGGAGATCGCAAGCATCGGACGGCTTCGGCACCGCAATCTCGTGCCGTTGcttggttactgccggcgcaaagGGGAACTTCTCCTGGTTTACGACGGCCTGA